The Nocardioides salarius genome includes a region encoding these proteins:
- the glpX gene encoding class II fructose-bisphosphatase produces the protein MTSISPLDSPSSTPDRNLALELVRVTEAAAMAAGRWVGRGDKNGADGVAVNAMRVLISTIGMNGTVVIGEGEKDNAPMLYNGEQVGDGTGPECDVAVDPIDGTTLTAKGMTNAVSVLAVSPRGSMYDPSAVFYMEKLVTGPEAADVVDIEAPVADNIAAVAKAKGKRAEDVTVVLLDRPRHENLVAQIRATGAMIKFISDGDVAGAIMAARPETGIDLLLGIGGTPEGIITACAMKCMGGTIQGKLWPQGADETRKAIDAGLDLGQVLTTDDLVTGDDCFFVATGITDGELLRGVRYSAGGVTTHSLVMRSRSGTIRQIHSEHQLHKLRAYSAVDFDR, from the coding sequence ATGACCTCGATCTCACCGCTCGACAGCCCCTCCTCGACCCCCGACCGCAACCTCGCGCTCGAGCTGGTGCGGGTGACCGAGGCGGCCGCGATGGCAGCCGGGCGCTGGGTGGGCCGCGGCGACAAGAACGGCGCCGACGGCGTGGCCGTCAACGCCATGCGGGTGCTGATCTCGACCATCGGGATGAACGGCACCGTGGTGATCGGCGAGGGCGAGAAGGACAACGCCCCGATGCTCTACAACGGCGAGCAGGTCGGCGACGGCACCGGCCCCGAGTGCGACGTCGCGGTCGACCCGATCGACGGCACCACCCTGACCGCCAAGGGCATGACCAACGCCGTCTCGGTGCTCGCGGTCTCGCCGCGCGGCTCGATGTACGACCCGTCCGCGGTCTTCTACATGGAGAAGCTGGTCACCGGGCCCGAGGCCGCCGACGTCGTCGACATCGAGGCCCCCGTGGCCGACAACATCGCCGCGGTCGCCAAGGCCAAGGGCAAGCGCGCCGAGGACGTCACCGTCGTGCTCCTCGACCGGCCCCGCCACGAGAACCTCGTGGCCCAGATCCGCGCCACCGGCGCGATGATCAAGTTCATCAGCGACGGCGACGTGGCCGGCGCGATCATGGCCGCGCGCCCCGAGACCGGCATCGACCTGCTGCTGGGCATCGGCGGCACCCCCGAGGGCATCATCACCGCCTGCGCCATGAAGTGCATGGGCGGCACCATCCAGGGCAAGCTCTGGCCCCAGGGCGCCGACGAGACCCGCAAGGCCATCGACGCGGGCCTCGACCTGGGCCAGGTGCTGACCACCGACGACCTGGTCACCGGCGACGACTGCTTCTTCGTGGCCACCGGCATCACCGACGGCGAGCTGCTGCGCGGCGTGCGCTACAGCGCCGGCGGGGTCACCACGCACTCGCTGGTGATGCGCTCGCGCTCGGGCACGATCCGCCAGATCCACTCCGAGCACCAGCTGCACAAGCTGCGCGCCTACTCCGCGGTCGACTTCGACCGCTGA
- a CDS encoding ABC transporter permease, producing MTLTAPAPRAGETAHHLGRPPLVLIAPAVLAAVLLVLPLVTLVLDTPWGSFWSELRSEPVRRALGLSALTSLLTVLVCVVLGTPLAWLLARVEFRGRGLLRAAVAVPLVLPPVVAGVALVTALGRNGLVGSLLRETTGLTVPFTTTAVVVAHVFVSMPFYVLSVEGALRTAGERYDVVAATLGATRWTTFRRVTLPLALPGLVAGAVLAWARSLGEFGATITFAGNFPGTTQTMPSLIYTTLQADPAAARTLSMILLVVSVGVLAGLRHRWLRPL from the coding sequence GTGACGCTCACCGCCCCGGCGCCGCGCGCCGGCGAGACCGCCCACCACCTCGGCCGCCCGCCCCTGGTGCTGATCGCCCCCGCGGTGCTGGCCGCGGTGCTGCTGGTGCTGCCGCTGGTGACGCTGGTGCTCGACACGCCCTGGGGATCGTTCTGGTCCGAGCTGCGCTCCGAGCCCGTACGCCGGGCGCTCGGCCTCTCCGCGCTCACCTCGCTGCTCACGGTGCTGGTCTGCGTGGTGCTGGGCACCCCGCTGGCCTGGCTGCTGGCGCGGGTGGAGTTCCGGGGCCGGGGCCTGCTGCGCGCCGCGGTGGCGGTGCCGCTGGTGCTGCCGCCGGTGGTGGCCGGCGTCGCGCTGGTCACCGCCCTGGGCCGCAACGGCCTGGTCGGCTCGCTGCTGCGCGAGACCACCGGCCTGACCGTGCCGTTCACCACCACCGCGGTCGTGGTGGCCCACGTCTTCGTCTCGATGCCGTTCTACGTGCTCAGCGTCGAGGGCGCGCTGCGCACCGCCGGCGAGCGCTACGACGTCGTCGCCGCCACCCTCGGCGCCACCCGCTGGACCACCTTCCGGCGGGTCACCCTGCCGCTGGCGCTGCCCGGGCTGGTCGCGGGCGCGGTGCTGGCGTGGGCGCGCAGCCTGGGCGAGTTCGGCGCGACGATCACCTTCGCCGGCAACTTCCCGGGCACCACCCAGACGATGCCGTCGCTGATCTACACGACCCTGCAGGCCGACCCCGCCGCCGCGCGCACCCTGAGCATGATCCTGCTGGTGGTCTCGGTCGGCGTGCTCGCCGGCCTGCGGCACCGCTGGCTGAGGCCCCTGTGA
- a CDS encoding extracellular solute-binding protein, whose translation MPQESPPTSSPRRRAPGVRRRRGLATLAALALSTGLLAACGSEGKPTLTWYLNPDGQATFEAFAEQCSTDEYDIQTRLLPTSATDQRVQLARRLAAEDGQTDLMNLDPVFVPEFANAGWLLELPDDTVTDDTLEGIAETVRWEDEIFAAPLWANTQVLWYRKSLAREAGLDMSQPVTWEQVIDAADSVEGATVGVQGNKYEAYVVWINAMIEGAGGTIIENPEAGVDAEVMLDTDAARQAARIIETLADSSAAQGDLSVSNEGTALAYMYGDGPGSFMTNWTFVYKNFEPGDANDYTQEQFDDLGWTRYPRSVEDQESAPPVGGIDIGVGAFSQHPDFARQAAACITSVENQVELAVTDGLMPATQSAYDAPELAEAYPPDLLELFRTSVDEGGPRPKSAFYATISSAIQARWHAPSDVDPETTPERSQEFLQAVLEGKALL comes from the coding sequence ATGCCGCAGGAGAGCCCACCCACGTCGTCGCCGCGACGCCGAGCGCCCGGCGTACGCCGCCGGCGCGGCCTGGCGACGCTCGCCGCCCTGGCCCTGTCGACCGGCCTGCTGGCCGCCTGCGGCTCGGAGGGCAAGCCGACCCTGACCTGGTACCTCAACCCCGACGGCCAGGCGACCTTCGAGGCCTTCGCAGAGCAGTGCAGCACCGACGAGTACGACATCCAGACCCGGCTGCTGCCCACGAGCGCCACCGACCAGCGCGTCCAGCTGGCGCGGCGGCTGGCGGCCGAGGACGGCCAGACCGACCTGATGAACCTCGACCCGGTCTTCGTGCCCGAGTTCGCCAACGCCGGCTGGCTGCTCGAGCTGCCCGACGACACGGTCACCGACGACACCCTCGAGGGCATCGCCGAGACCGTGCGCTGGGAGGACGAGATCTTCGCCGCGCCGCTGTGGGCCAACACCCAGGTGCTCTGGTACCGCAAGTCGCTGGCCCGGGAGGCGGGGCTCGACATGAGCCAGCCGGTCACCTGGGAGCAGGTCATCGACGCCGCCGACTCCGTCGAGGGCGCCACGGTGGGCGTGCAGGGCAACAAGTACGAGGCCTACGTCGTGTGGATCAACGCGATGATCGAGGGCGCCGGCGGCACCATCATCGAGAACCCCGAGGCCGGCGTCGACGCCGAGGTTATGCTCGACACCGACGCGGCTCGCCAGGCCGCACGGATCATCGAGACCCTCGCCGACTCCTCCGCCGCCCAGGGCGACCTGTCGGTCTCCAACGAGGGCACCGCGCTGGCCTACATGTACGGCGACGGGCCGGGCTCGTTCATGACGAACTGGACCTTCGTCTACAAGAACTTCGAGCCGGGCGACGCCAACGACTACACCCAGGAGCAGTTCGACGACCTGGGCTGGACGCGCTACCCGCGCAGCGTCGAGGACCAGGAGTCCGCTCCCCCGGTGGGCGGCATCGACATCGGGGTCGGCGCCTTCAGCCAGCACCCTGACTTCGCGAGGCAGGCCGCGGCCTGCATCACCTCGGTGGAGAACCAGGTCGAGCTGGCCGTCACCGACGGGCTGATGCCCGCGACCCAGTCGGCGTACGACGCCCCCGAGCTGGCCGAGGCCTACCCGCCCGACCTGCTCGAGCTGTTCCGCACCAGCGTCGACGAGGGCGGCCCCCGCCCCAAGAGCGCCTTCTACGCCACCATCTCCAGCGCGATCCAGGCGCGGTGGCACGCCCCCAGCGACGTCGACCCCGAGACCACCCCCGAGAGGTCGCAGGAGTTCCTGCAGGCCGTGCTGGAAGGGAAGGCCCTGCTGTGA
- a CDS encoding DUF4245 family protein: MSETGRPGRYTRSTSGLIGAMLILFVAVIGFVVFRGLFRTETEYTPPDTDYVEVVRAVQGEGGELVYPEQLPEGWVVNNLDYEPGLPPTFSLALLTDDEDFAGVIDTGAEVDELVTSFVDQAAVEGDPLVLEAAEVTTEWRTFTDDGGDTAYVAEIDLAPVAGDDATAADGVGEDVTRTVMVYGSADPEVLQDLLASLTTAPLR; this comes from the coding sequence ATGAGCGAGACGGGCCGTCCGGGCCGCTACACCCGATCGACCAGTGGGTTGATCGGCGCGATGCTGATCCTCTTCGTGGCGGTCATCGGCTTCGTGGTCTTCCGCGGTCTCTTCCGCACCGAGACCGAGTACACCCCGCCCGACACCGACTACGTCGAGGTGGTCCGGGCCGTGCAGGGCGAGGGCGGCGAGCTCGTCTACCCCGAGCAGCTGCCCGAGGGCTGGGTCGTCAACAACCTCGACTACGAGCCCGGCCTCCCGCCCACCTTCTCGCTGGCGCTGCTCACCGACGACGAGGACTTCGCCGGCGTCATCGACACCGGTGCCGAGGTCGACGAGCTCGTCACGTCCTTCGTCGACCAGGCGGCGGTCGAGGGCGACCCGCTGGTCCTCGAGGCGGCGGAGGTGACCACCGAGTGGCGCACCTTCACCGACGACGGCGGCGACACGGCGTACGTCGCCGAGATCGACCTCGCCCCGGTCGCCGGCGACGACGCGACCGCCGCCGACGGGGTCGGCGAGGACGTGACCCGCACGGTGATGGTCTACGGCTCCGCCGACCCCGAGGTGCTCCAGGACCTCCTGGCCTCCCTCACCACCGCCCCCCTGCGCTGA
- a CDS encoding exodeoxyribonuclease VII small subunit: MAEPTTDPAGTTDPEAPSYEAAREELVDVVRRLEAGGTTLEESLALWERGEQLAGACQRWLDGARARLDEVLDADD, from the coding sequence ATGGCTGAGCCCACCACCGACCCCGCCGGCACGACCGACCCCGAGGCACCGTCGTACGAAGCGGCGCGCGAGGAGCTCGTCGACGTCGTACGACGCCTCGAGGCCGGCGGCACCACGCTCGAGGAGTCGCTGGCGCTCTGGGAGCGCGGCGAGCAGCTCGCCGGCGCCTGCCAGCGCTGGCTCGACGGCGCCCGCGCCCGCCTCGACGAGGTCCTCGACGCCGACGACTGA
- a CDS encoding 4-hydroxy-3-methylbut-2-enyl diphosphate reductase, whose product MGMPPVLSPDEAEKAVLLAAPRGYCAGVDRAVVTVEQALDLYGAPVYVRKQIVHNKHVVADLEARGAIFVEEIAEVPAGATVVFSAHGVSPEVHRQAAERELKTIDATCPLVTKVHHEAKRFASDDYDILLIGHEGHEEVEGTAGEAPEHIQLVQSPADVAGIEVRDPSRVAWLSQTTLSVDETLETVAAIRERFPELLDPPSDDICYATQNRQLAVKEIAQGCDLLIVVGSGNSSNSVRLVEVALEAGAKASYRVDDASEIDEVWLEGVRTVSVTSGASVPEALVEGVLDYLAERGYPDAKAVHSAEESLIFSLPKELRRDMKAAQAAARG is encoded by the coding sequence ATGGGCATGCCTCCCGTCCTGAGCCCCGACGAGGCCGAGAAGGCCGTGCTGCTGGCGGCCCCACGCGGCTACTGCGCCGGCGTCGACCGTGCGGTCGTCACCGTCGAGCAGGCCCTGGACCTCTACGGCGCCCCCGTCTACGTGCGCAAGCAGATCGTGCACAACAAGCACGTGGTGGCCGACCTGGAGGCGCGCGGCGCGATCTTCGTGGAGGAGATCGCCGAGGTGCCGGCGGGCGCCACCGTCGTCTTCTCCGCCCACGGCGTGAGCCCCGAGGTGCACCGCCAGGCCGCCGAGCGCGAGCTGAAGACGATCGACGCGACCTGCCCGCTGGTCACCAAGGTCCACCACGAGGCCAAGCGCTTCGCCTCCGACGACTACGACATCCTGCTGATCGGCCACGAGGGGCACGAGGAGGTCGAGGGCACCGCCGGCGAGGCCCCCGAGCACATCCAGCTCGTGCAGAGCCCCGCCGACGTGGCGGGCATCGAGGTGCGCGACCCCAGCCGGGTCGCCTGGCTCTCGCAGACCACGCTGTCGGTCGACGAGACCCTGGAGACGGTCGCCGCCATCCGCGAGCGCTTCCCCGAGCTGCTCGACCCGCCGAGCGACGACATCTGCTACGCCACCCAGAACCGCCAGCTGGCGGTCAAGGAGATCGCCCAGGGCTGCGACCTGCTGATCGTGGTCGGCTCGGGCAACTCCTCCAACTCCGTGCGCCTGGTCGAGGTGGCGCTCGAGGCCGGCGCCAAGGCGTCGTACCGCGTCGACGACGCCAGCGAGATCGACGAGGTCTGGCTCGAGGGCGTGCGCACCGTCAGCGTCACCTCGGGCGCGAGCGTGCCCGAGGCGCTGGTCGAGGGCGTGCTGGACTACCTGGCCGAGCGCGGCTACCCCGACGCCAAGGCGGTGCACAGCGCCGAGGAGTCGCTGATCTTCTCGCTGCCCAAGGAGCTGCGCCGCGACATGAAGGCCGCCCAGGCCGCGGCCCGCGGCTGA
- a CDS encoding ABC transporter ATP-binding protein produces MTGQQTGPHTGLHADVTVEGRLHASLHAGPGRVVAVIGPNGAGKSTLLGALAGTVRATGRVEVAGRDWSDLPVRERRLGVVFQDRSLLPHLRARDDVAFGLRARGVPRREADRRALGWLERLGVGELADRRPAQLSGGQAQRVAIARALAGEPDLLLLDEPFAGLDVGVATGLRIELARHLAAYAGIALLVTHDALDALTLADEVLVLDEGRVVQTGTPREVAARPRSEHVARLVGLNVVREGDELRSFAPSAVAVSPRARSGHDAPATSARHRWAGRVAAVAPHGDAVRLLVSTEEGPELIADVTPASAVELGLEPGAEVWLSVKATAVQTDSMRP; encoded by the coding sequence GTGACCGGCCAGCAGACCGGCCCGCACACGGGCCTGCACGCCGACGTCACCGTCGAGGGCCGGCTGCACGCGAGCCTGCACGCCGGGCCGGGCCGGGTCGTGGCCGTCATCGGTCCCAACGGCGCCGGCAAGTCGACCCTGCTGGGAGCCCTGGCCGGCACCGTGCGCGCCACCGGCCGCGTCGAGGTCGCCGGCCGAGACTGGAGCGACCTCCCGGTGCGCGAGCGCCGCCTCGGCGTGGTCTTCCAGGACCGCTCGCTGCTCCCCCACCTGCGCGCCCGCGACGACGTCGCCTTCGGGCTGCGGGCCCGCGGCGTGCCGCGCCGCGAGGCCGACCGGCGTGCCCTGGGCTGGCTCGAGCGGCTCGGCGTCGGCGAGCTGGCCGACCGGCGCCCCGCCCAGCTCTCCGGGGGCCAGGCCCAACGGGTCGCGATCGCCCGCGCCCTGGCCGGCGAGCCCGACCTGCTGCTGCTCGACGAGCCCTTCGCCGGTCTCGACGTCGGGGTCGCCACCGGGCTGCGCATCGAGCTGGCCCGCCACCTCGCGGCGTACGCCGGCATCGCGCTGCTGGTCACCCACGACGCCCTCGACGCGCTCACCCTGGCCGACGAGGTGCTGGTCCTCGACGAGGGCCGGGTCGTGCAGACCGGCACGCCCCGCGAGGTCGCGGCCCGCCCCCGCAGCGAGCACGTGGCCCGGCTGGTCGGGCTCAACGTGGTCCGCGAGGGCGACGAGCTGCGCTCCTTCGCCCCGAGCGCCGTCGCCGTCTCCCCCCGCGCGCGCAGCGGGCACGACGCGCCGGCCACCTCGGCCCGGCACCGCTGGGCGGGCCGGGTGGCGGCGGTCGCCCCGCACGGCGACGCCGTGCGCCTGCTGGTCAGCACCGAGGAGGGCCCCGAGCTGATCGCCGACGTCACCCCGGCCTCCGCCGTGGAGCTGGGGCTCGAGCCCGGCGCCGAGGTGTGGTTGAGCGTCAAGGCGACGGCCGTGCAGACCGATAGCATGCGCCCATGA
- the xseA gene encoding exodeoxyribonuclease VII large subunit: MALETSAAAPAPVRQIATAIAGWVDRLGAVWVEGQLAQVNRRPGMATVFMTLRDTVADVSVPLTAPRTLVDSLNPPLVEGASVVVHAKPSYYANRGSMSLQVREIRMVGLGELLAQLERRRQLLAAEGLFDPARKRRLPFLPGRVGLVTAPNSAAERDVLENARRRWPAVEFEVVHATMQGTRCAGEVMAALERLDRHGDVDVVVVARGGGSVEDLLPFSDEALVRTVHRMSTPVVSAIGHEQDAPLLDLVADVRASTPTDAAKLVVPDVAEELQGVAGARDRLRSLVAAQVAREQAGLDALRSRPALADPRSLVDGRAEELVALRERARRSLSHRLDRAADEIDHQRARARALSPLATLRRGYAVLQGPDGHVVTSVDGVAPGAEVSVRVADGRVHATTTRLEPLLEHPASTSPTAEDEPDG; encoded by the coding sequence ATGGCCCTCGAGACCTCCGCCGCCGCACCCGCCCCGGTGCGCCAGATCGCCACGGCGATCGCGGGCTGGGTCGACCGGCTCGGCGCGGTCTGGGTGGAGGGTCAGCTGGCCCAGGTCAACCGCCGCCCGGGCATGGCCACGGTCTTCATGACCCTGCGCGACACCGTCGCCGACGTGTCGGTGCCGCTGACCGCGCCGCGCACCCTCGTCGACTCCCTCAACCCGCCGCTGGTCGAGGGCGCCAGCGTCGTGGTGCACGCCAAGCCGTCGTACTACGCCAACCGCGGCAGCATGTCGCTGCAGGTGCGCGAGATCCGCATGGTCGGGCTCGGCGAGCTGCTCGCCCAGCTCGAGCGGCGCCGCCAGCTGCTGGCCGCCGAGGGGCTCTTCGACCCGGCCCGCAAGCGGCGGCTGCCGTTCCTGCCCGGCCGGGTCGGGCTGGTCACCGCCCCCAACAGCGCCGCCGAGCGCGACGTGCTCGAGAACGCGCGCCGGCGCTGGCCGGCCGTCGAGTTCGAGGTGGTGCACGCCACCATGCAGGGCACCCGCTGCGCCGGCGAGGTGATGGCCGCCCTCGAGCGCCTCGACCGCCACGGCGACGTCGACGTCGTCGTGGTCGCCCGCGGCGGCGGCTCGGTCGAGGACCTGCTGCCGTTCTCCGACGAGGCGCTGGTGCGCACCGTGCACCGGATGAGCACCCCGGTGGTCTCCGCCATCGGCCACGAGCAGGACGCCCCGCTGCTCGACCTGGTCGCCGACGTGCGCGCCTCCACCCCCACCGACGCCGCCAAGCTGGTCGTGCCCGACGTCGCCGAGGAGCTCCAGGGCGTCGCCGGGGCCCGCGACCGGCTGCGCTCGCTGGTCGCCGCGCAGGTGGCCCGCGAGCAGGCCGGCCTCGACGCGCTGCGCTCGCGCCCCGCCCTCGCCGACCCCCGCTCGCTGGTCGACGGCCGCGCCGAGGAGCTGGTGGCCCTGCGCGAGCGCGCCCGCCGCTCGCTCTCCCACCGCCTCGACCGGGCCGCCGACGAGATCGACCACCAGCGCGCCCGGGCCCGGGCCCTGTCGCCGCTGGCGACGCTGCGCCGCGGCTACGCCGTGCTCCAGGGCCCCGACGGCCACGTCGTCACCTCGGTCGACGGCGTCGCCCCCGGCGCCGAGGTCAGCGTGCGGGTCGCCGACGGCCGCGTGCACGCCACCACCACCCGGCTCGAGCCGCTGCTCGAGCACCCCGCCTCCACCTCCCCCACCGCAGAGGACGAGCCCGATGGCTGA
- the modA gene encoding molybdate ABC transporter substrate-binding protein: MRARAAAATALLAALAATACSPGGSDRDDTADTSEPGPEQRLTVLAAASLTETFTELARELEAEQPGVEVTLAFDSSATLAQQALEGAPADLLATADTRTIESAADALAAAPEVFATNTLVLVVPAGNPAGIESLDDLAGATFVTCVETAPCGASWAALADEQDVEAEPASLEVDVKAVLARVVADEVDAGVVYATDAVAAGGAVETLDLPGAEQQVTSYALGLLAQSSQPGLAQDFADLVLGETGQRVLTDAGFGPP, from the coding sequence GTGAGGGCCCGCGCCGCCGCCGCGACCGCCCTGCTGGCCGCCCTCGCGGCCACGGCCTGCAGCCCCGGCGGCAGCGACCGGGACGACACAGCCGACACGAGCGAACCGGGGCCCGAGCAGCGCCTGACCGTGCTGGCCGCCGCCTCGCTCACCGAGACCTTCACCGAGCTGGCCCGCGAGCTCGAGGCCGAGCAGCCCGGCGTCGAGGTCACGCTGGCCTTCGACTCGTCCGCGACCCTGGCCCAGCAGGCCCTGGAGGGGGCGCCCGCCGACCTGCTGGCCACCGCCGACACCCGCACCATCGAGTCGGCCGCCGACGCGCTCGCCGCGGCCCCCGAGGTCTTCGCGACCAACACGCTGGTGCTGGTCGTGCCGGCCGGCAACCCGGCCGGCATCGAGTCGCTCGACGACCTCGCCGGCGCCACCTTCGTCACCTGCGTCGAGACCGCCCCCTGCGGCGCCTCCTGGGCCGCCCTCGCCGACGAGCAGGACGTCGAGGCCGAGCCGGCCAGCCTCGAGGTCGACGTCAAGGCGGTGCTGGCCCGCGTGGTCGCCGACGAGGTCGACGCCGGCGTCGTCTACGCCACCGACGCGGTCGCGGCCGGCGGCGCGGTGGAGACCCTCGACCTGCCGGGCGCCGAGCAGCAGGTGACGTCGTACGCGCTGGGACTGCTCGCGCAGAGCAGCCAGCCGGGCCTCGCCCAGGACTTCGCCGACCTGGTGCTCGGCGAGACCGGGCAGCGCGTGCTCACCGATGCCGGGTTCGGCCCCCCGTGA
- a CDS encoding esterase/lipase family protein — translation MNESPLASFLLPEGYRRPPVVAVLNEARVAGEARRWATAAVGGLRERRRTPYVAGPQQRDLDPVLLVPGFLAGDLTLRLMAGALRGQGMRTYRSHFLANVGCTVDAAELIEQRLEVIAAKRGSRVQLVGHSLGGMLARGIAVRRPDLVSGIVTMGSPMMAPAAHHRALTASLGGVIALSRLGVPRTMTSDCVGGPCARQSFEESRAPLPEGVEFTAIYSRRDGIVDWRACIDPEATAQVEVRTSHVGMAVDPSVVGAVSEALVRHRAAREEAQSWVATA, via the coding sequence ATGAACGAGTCGCCGCTCGCCTCCTTCCTCCTCCCGGAGGGCTACCGCCGCCCGCCGGTGGTCGCCGTGCTCAACGAGGCCCGCGTGGCGGGCGAGGCCCGGCGCTGGGCCACGGCCGCCGTCGGCGGCCTGCGCGAGCGCCGCCGCACGCCGTACGTCGCGGGCCCGCAGCAGCGCGACCTCGACCCGGTGCTGCTGGTGCCGGGCTTCCTGGCCGGCGACCTGACGCTGCGGCTGATGGCCGGTGCCCTGCGGGGGCAGGGGATGCGCACCTACCGCTCGCACTTCCTGGCCAACGTCGGGTGCACGGTCGACGCCGCGGAGCTGATCGAGCAGCGGCTCGAGGTGATCGCGGCCAAGCGCGGCTCGCGGGTGCAGCTGGTCGGGCACAGCCTGGGCGGCATGCTGGCCCGCGGGATCGCGGTGCGCCGCCCCGACCTGGTCTCGGGCATCGTGACCATGGGCAGCCCGATGATGGCGCCGGCCGCCCACCACCGCGCGCTGACCGCGAGCCTGGGCGGGGTGATCGCGCTGAGCAGGCTGGGCGTGCCGCGCACCATGACCAGCGACTGCGTCGGCGGGCCCTGCGCGCGCCAGAGCTTCGAGGAGAGCCGCGCCCCGCTGCCCGAGGGCGTGGAGTTCACCGCGATCTACTCGCGCCGTGACGGCATCGTCGACTGGCGGGCCTGCATCGACCCCGAGGCCACCGCCCAGGTCGAGGTGCGCACCTCCCACGTCGGCATGGCCGTCGACCCCAGCGTCGTCGGCGCCGTCAGCGAGGCGCTGGTGCGCCACCGCGCCGCGCGCGAGGAGGCGCAGAGCTGGGTGGCGACCGCCTGA
- a CDS encoding alpha/beta fold hydrolase encodes MSARTPVTVSEQLRAPVGPQVELCYQTFGEPDADPLVLVMGLGAPLTWWDDDLCTRLARRGFYVVRFDNRDAGRSSRMTGRVTRATLLRAFAGLPTRAPYTLGDMAGDVVGLLDHLGLESAHVAGVSMGGMIVQTLAVEHPDRVRSLTSIMSTTGRRTVGWQHPALLPMLIGSGAQGKEAYIKQSARLWRLIGSPGYPLSPEENRQRAADTYDHGVSAGGTLRQMVAILTQPDRGPRLAALDLPALVVHGLADKMVHPSGGRATARALRGSELLLVDGMGHDLPTALHESLAAAIRRTADRA; translated from the coding sequence ATGTCTGCCCGCACCCCGGTGACCGTGTCCGAGCAGCTGCGCGCCCCCGTGGGGCCGCAGGTGGAGCTGTGCTACCAGACCTTCGGCGAGCCCGACGCCGACCCGCTGGTCCTGGTGATGGGCCTCGGCGCCCCGCTGACCTGGTGGGACGACGACCTGTGCACCCGCCTGGCCCGGCGCGGCTTCTACGTCGTGCGCTTCGACAACCGCGACGCCGGGCGCTCGAGCCGGATGACGGGCCGGGTCACCCGGGCCACCCTGCTGCGCGCCTTCGCCGGCCTGCCCACGCGGGCGCCGTACACGCTGGGCGACATGGCCGGCGACGTCGTCGGCCTGCTCGACCACCTGGGCCTGGAGTCGGCGCACGTGGCCGGGGTGTCGATGGGCGGGATGATCGTGCAGACCCTGGCCGTCGAGCACCCCGACCGGGTCCGCTCGCTGACCTCGATCATGTCGACGACCGGGCGACGCACCGTGGGCTGGCAGCACCCCGCCCTGCTGCCGATGCTGATCGGCAGCGGCGCCCAGGGCAAGGAGGCCTACATCAAGCAGAGCGCCCGCCTGTGGCGCCTGATCGGCTCCCCCGGCTACCCGCTGAGCCCCGAGGAGAACCGGCAGCGGGCCGCCGACACCTACGACCACGGCGTCAGCGCCGGCGGCACCCTGCGCCAGATGGTGGCCATCCTGACCCAGCCCGACCGCGGGCCGCGCCTGGCCGCGCTCGACCTGCCCGCCCTGGTGGTGCACGGCCTGGCCGACAAGATGGTGCACCCCTCCGGCGGTCGCGCCACCGCGCGGGCGCTGCGCGGCAGCGAGCTGCTGCTGGTCGACGGCATGGGCCACGACCTGCCCACGGCGCTGCACGAGAGCCTGGCCGCGGCGATCCGGCGCACCGCCGACCGCGCCTGA
- a CDS encoding TOBE domain-containing protein: MSTYRIAEAADLLGVSDDTVRRWVEAGRVRAEHGEGRTTIAGPDLAALAESLADAPDAARASAVSARNRLVGIVTRVRKDTVMAQVDMVCGPYRMVSLMSAEAADDLALAPGSRVVASVKSTNVVVELP, encoded by the coding sequence GTGAGCACCTACCGGATCGCGGAAGCAGCCGACCTGCTCGGGGTCAGCGACGACACCGTGCGCCGCTGGGTCGAGGCCGGCCGGGTGCGCGCCGAGCACGGCGAGGGCCGCACCACCATCGCCGGCCCCGACCTCGCGGCCCTGGCCGAGTCGCTGGCCGACGCCCCCGACGCCGCACGCGCCTCGGCGGTCAGCGCCCGCAACCGGCTGGTCGGCATCGTCACCCGGGTCCGCAAGGACACCGTGATGGCCCAGGTCGACATGGTCTGCGGGCCCTACCGGATGGTCTCGCTGATGTCGGCCGAGGCCGCCGACGACCTCGCCCTGGCCCCCGGCTCCCGGGTCGTGGCGTCGGTGAAGTCCACCAACGTCGTCGTGGAGCTCCCGTGA